Proteins encoded by one window of Crassostrea angulata isolate pt1a10 chromosome 9, ASM2561291v2, whole genome shotgun sequence:
- the LOC128162176 gene encoding multiple epidermal growth factor-like domains protein 10, which yields MIAALGLIALNCQAIQGLYDSDCPGNYYGTDCSLSCGKCGGNGTCYKTNGYCKNDCISGYAGFLCQEKCSNTCGGYGSCIKSNLFCLHGCKAGYTGHLCDWKDLNTPTMNECSNCLQPCGPNGCVNSCVTGFYGLYCSLVCACPLGVPCQQTSGSCITQRGNFTPSVAPDVTVTTPSSAPMMTLFIELFA from the exons GTTTGTATGACTCGGATTGTCCCGGGAACTACTACGGAACAGACTGCAGTTTAAGCTGTGGAAAATGTGGCGGGAACGGAACGTGCTACAAAACAAACGGATACTGTAAAAATGACTGCATATCCGGGTACGCGGGTTTCTTGTGCCAAGAAAAATGCTCGAATACATGTGGAGGGTACGGGAGCTGTATAAAGAGTAACTTGTTCTGTCTGCACGGTTGTAAAGCTGGGTACACGG GCCATCTTTGCGATTGGAAAGATTTGAACACGCCGACCATGAACGAGTGTTCAAACTGTCTACAACCCTGTGGTCCTAATGGGTGTGTTAACAGCTGTGTGACTGGGTTCTATGGCTTGTACTGTAGTTTGGTTTGTGCTTGTCCGCTAGGGGTTCCCTGTCAACAAACCAGTGGGAGTTGTATCACCCAAAGAGGGAATTTTACTCCTTCTGTGGCACCTGATGTGACAGTAACAACGCCATCAA gtgcaccaatgatgactttgtttattgAACTGTTTGCTTAA
- the LOC128163920 gene encoding E3 ubiquitin-protein ligase TRIM56-like: protein MASSEVNNESVNCNDFTKCSICFEDFKSPKCLPCSHSFCHVCLKNHIEFSCQSKLAPVGFSCPLCRDFILVENISAKISDWVNGFPNNDTLGKISETLQGGFCDSCQRDGEEAKATQFCLKCKEKLCIVCTKCHKRNLVTKDHEVLLLDELKKSPIVIETRKSCHKHADEIIKYYCRDHSLPCCTSCICTVHRKCDNIETARETAERFRKTEHNKLSLAMVDLENELTAIKQELEKNVSNIDETFDSLSASAEELYTKVLKHIQTVRNEYLNQLSEKTKVCKIELQENAESIEDKIFYLKRCRKSLNDLKEETKDDQYVREFHDANKKYTMLRDLYSKDKFRLKLVGLTSIPVTQDIERTICFCDVNIVTTKRFFQKKKCRVAVRQVITI from the coding sequence ATGGCATCTTCTGAGGTAAACAATGAGAGTGTTAATTGTAACGATTTCACAAAATGTTCCATTTGCTTCGAAGATTTCAAATCGCCAAAATGTCTTCCATGTTCCCATTCGTTTTGTCACGTGTGCTTAAAGAACCACATCGAGTTTTCATGTCAATCAAAGCTAGCGCCTGTTGGGTTCTCTTGTCCCCTGTGTCGGGATTTCATTCTGGTTGAAAACATTTCAGCAAAGATAAGCGACTGGGTGAACGGTTTTCCAAATAATGACACCCTCGGAAAGATATCTGAAACTTTGCAGGGAGGTTTTTGTGATAGCTGTCAAAGAGATGGAGAAGAAGCAAAGGCAACGCagttttgtttgaaatgtaaagaaaaactgTGCATTGTGTGTACTAAATGTCACAAACGTAATCTTGTCACAAAAGATCATGAAGTTTTGTTATTGGACGAATTAAAGAAGTCTCCCATTGTCATTGAAACAAGAAAATCGTGTCATAAGCATGCAGATGAAATCATAAAGTATTATTGCAGAGACCATTCATTGCCTTGTTGCACATCTTGTATTTGCACTGTGCATAGAAAATGTGACAACATTGAAACGGCCAGGGAAACAGCTGAACGATTTCGTAAGACGGAACACAATAAGTTGTCCTTGGCTATGGTAGATTTAGAAAATGAACTGACAGCGATCAAACAAGAACTTgagaaaaatgtttcaaatattgatgaaacgtTTGACAGTTTATCTGCGAGTGCGGAAGAGTTGTATACGAAAGTTTTGAAACACATTCAAACAGTAAGAAATGAATATCTAAATCAGTTGTCTGAGAAAACCAAGGTATGCAAAATAGAACTGCAGGAAAATGCAGAATCTATTGAAGACAAAATCTTTTACCTGAAAAGATGCAGAAAATCGCTAAACGATCTTAAAGAAGAGACCAAAGATGATCAGTACGTTCGCGAATTTCATGATGCCAACAAAAAATATACCATGCTCAGAGATCTGTATTCCAAAGACAAGTTTCGTCTAAAATTAGTGGGTTTGACGTCCATTCCTGTTACACAGGACATTGAACGCACTATTTGCTTTTGCGATGTTAACATTGTGACGACAAAGAGATTCTTTCAGAAGAAAAAATGCCGGGTAGCAGTTCGGCAAGTAATaacaatttaa